Part of the Pseudomonas sp. ADAK13 genome is shown below.
AAACAGTCTGTTAGTGGGCGCGGAATTGAATATCCATGCGCCCTAGTCAAGCTCGTTAAATGGGCGGCGTCCAATGAGTCATCGAAAGTCATCGTCATGTTGTTAACTTGTGAAAAGTTAGTGAGCTAAGAGTTTCTTGAAAAAAAGCCCAGTTAAAACTGTAAAAGATGCCATGGCTTGGCTGTCTTTTTGCTGAACGAACTTGAATGATTAAATGTAAAGAAGTGTTCTAAAGTTGTTTAAGTGCGGCGGCCCAGTCCTTGCTGTTCATAATGCCCAGGGCCTTGAACTTGCCGTTGGGCAGGAGCTTCACAAACAACGCACTGCCGTATTCAGCGTGTGCGGCGTGTTCGAAGCCCAGCGCCTCCTCAAAGTCACTGATGCAGGCGCTGTGGGTGACCAGCAGCAGGTTGCGATCAGGCAGCTTGTGGGGGCGCAGTTCCTCACCGATGGCAGGGCCGCAGATGGCCAGCGGGCCGGGTGACAACTCAGCCTTGCCGAACATGAACAGCGAGGTCTGCGCGGTGCGGGTGGTGGGGCTGCTCAGGACGTCGGTGTTTTCCATGCCCAGGGTCTGAAAGGC
Proteins encoded:
- a CDS encoding histidine phosphatase family protein codes for the protein MVNSVVDLTLSKSRSRWAFIKQLNKLWLGVAAIVMVSLAVTAFIWWPRSPLDLGVGHRLLTSGALEAWRNGDLVVLVRHEERCDRSTNPCLGPADGLTTLGSLSATAVGKAFQTLGMENTDVLSSPTTRTAQTSLFMFGKAELSPGPLAICGPAIGEELRPHKLPDRNLLLVTHSACISDFEEALGFEHAAHAEYGSALFVKLLPNGKFKALGIMNSKDWAAALKQL